Proteins encoded together in one Miscanthus floridulus cultivar M001 chromosome 16, ASM1932011v1, whole genome shotgun sequence window:
- the LOC136510444 gene encoding uncharacterized protein, whose amino-acid sequence MVYGSEAFLPTDLNYGAPRVKAYNKQGDEASLEDTMDQLNEVRDVALLRLAKYQQALRQHDSRRVWGWAFNVGDLVQRLIQSNKNRHKLSLSWEGAYIVVEVL is encoded by the coding sequence atggtctacggttctgaggcgttcctcccaaccgacctcaactatggagcaccgagggttaAGGCGTACAACAAGCAGGGAGACGAGGCCTCCCTTGAGGACACCATGGATCAACTCAATGAAGTGCGCGACGTTGCCCTCCTTCGcttagccaagtaccagcaagcattgcgccAGCACGATAGCCGTCGGGtgtggggttgggccttcaatgttggggacctggtgcaacgcctcatccagagcaacaagaaccgccacaagctctctctgtcGTGGGAGGGAGCGTACATCGTCGTGGAGGTGCTCTGA
- the LOC136510445 gene encoding uncharacterized protein, with product MVSGREPVPTSIFTSDQYKLSVHYEEPKRNGDRSLSPGLGANQPSAPPDLKVMELDANPVAELDPLADWRTPYLDYVLCEVLPMDKTEAQQLTCHAKSFVIIEGELYKRSHIEIIQCCIPIEKGKQLLKDIHYGVCGHHAAPRTLVTNAFRQGFYWLIIVASAKQIVCAYEGCQYYTR from the coding sequence ATGGTGTCtggccgagagccggtgccgacGAGCATTTTCACTAGCGACCAGTACAAGCTCTCGGTCCACTACGAGGAGCCAAAACGAAATGGTGATAGGTCGCTGAGCCCGGgcttgggggctaaccaaccCTCAGCTCCCCCTGACctcaaggtcatggagcttgatgcaAACCCAGTGGCAGAGCTCGACCCTCTTGCTGactggaggacgccttacctcgatTACGTCCTCTGTGAGGTGCTACCGAtggacaaaacagaggctcagCAGCTCACGtgtcacgccaagtccttcgtcattattgagggggagctctacaagcgaagccacatcgAGATCATACAgtgttgcatccccatcgaaaaagggaagcagttgctgaaaGATATCCACTATGGGGTCTGcggacaccatgccgcacctaggaccctggtcacAAATgcgttccgacagggcttctactggctgaTCATAGTAGCCAGCGCTAAACAGATTGTGTGcgcctacgaagggtgtcaatactacactcggtag